One Triticum dicoccoides isolate Atlit2015 ecotype Zavitan chromosome 5B, WEW_v2.0, whole genome shotgun sequence genomic window carries:
- the LOC119309011 gene encoding uncharacterized protein LOC119309011: MMNRRLVHLVARATIGGRQAYTLHPIDPSTFFHDRMKPSGADDGTATMEEFQPPPPAMTFLGPDTEPQDMDFMPVGDKGVLAVDCEGSAALYSASSQTLSTIPMLRAPKVEPIFFPVGDSRLYVMDRKPRRDPRRCFLSLIRGRESGLRCRMAWHWRSLPPPPYLPPTRWDDDSFEDDDDDDSDLDDDRQAMVDDGSKSSMVVDGELGDIAGHTVVGDSKIWISTAGAGTYTFDAGSGAWAPRPLYWPLPFRGRAEFVPEHGLWFGFSSQAGEGWNPVASYLVPLGSWRFLVAKFFETREWQQFKDGGGDYGKCDNFAVFAGVELLPKAGGGLSMIKHRSKRYSHVCTAPDWVI, translated from the exons ATGATGAACCGCCGGCTTGTGCATCTGGTAGCCCGCGCCACCATCGGCGGCCGCCAAGCCTACACGCTGCACCCCATCGACCCATCGACCTTCTTCCATGACCGAATGAAACCAAGCGGCGCGGACGATGGAACGGCGACGATGGAGGAATTCCAGCCGCCCCCACCGGCCATGACCTTCCTCGGACCCGACACGGAACCCCAAGACATGGATTTCATGCCCGTCGGCGACAAGGGCGTCCTCGCCGTGGACTGCGAGGGTAGCGCCGCCCTCTACTCCGCCTCCTCGCAGACCCTGAGCACCATCCCCATGCTGCGCGCTCCAAAGGTTGAGCCCATCTTTTTCCCCGTCGGTGACAGCCGCCTGTACGTCATGGATCGGAAACCTCGACGAGACCCCCGCCGCTGCTTCCTGTCCCTCATCCGTGGGCGCGAATCCGGCCTCCGTTGTCGGATGGCATGGCACTGGCGATCTCTCCCGCCGCCACCCTACCTGCCCCCGACCCGCTGGGACGACGACTCTttcgaagacgacgacgacgacgactctgACTTGGACGATGACAGGCAAGCCATGGTAGACGACGGGTCCAAGTCCAGTATGGTGGTGGACGGCGAGCTGGGCGACATAGCGGGGCACACGGTCGTGGGCGATTCGAAGATCTGGATATCCACGGCCGGCGCCGGCACCTACACCTTCGACGCGGGCAGCGGGGCGTGGGCGCCCCGGCCGTTGTACTGGCCGCTGCCGTTCCGCGGCCGCGCCGAGTTCGTCCCGGAGCACGGCCTCTGGTTCGGCTTCTCGTCACAAGCT ggcgaggggtggaaccCGGTGGCGTCCTACCTAGTGCCGCTGGGCTCGTGGAGGTTCTTGGTCGCCAAGTTCTTCGAGACGAGAGAGTGGCAGCAGTTCAAAGATGGCGGCGGGGATTATGGAAAGTGCGACAACTTTGCGGTGTTTGCCGGCGTGGAGCTGCTGCCCAAGGCCGGCGGAGGGCTGAGCATGATCAAGCACCGCTCCAAACGTTACTCCCACGTCTGCACCGCGCCGGATTGGGTGATTTGA